The window agagagggaggggggagagggagagggggagagaatcttaagcaggctccacactcaggacAGATTctaaggcagggcttgatcccataaactgtggggtgatgagctgaaatcaagagtcagatacttcaccaactgagccacccagaggctgCAGTAGTTTACTAATTTATATCAAAAGTATCCCTTCTCGGCACacctgggatccagccccacgagggctctgcactatcagcgcacagcctgcttgggattctccctctccatccctctctgcccctctcccgtgtgCACTCtcctcacaataaataaatattttttaaaaatcagtgaactaCTTTTCATTGTAACcaatgattttccattttttccccttatctaTACCTGAGGCTTTGCTACACATGGCAGCACCGCTGCTCCTACTCTCAGGATTACTGTCCACAAATTTCTTAGTGAATTCTTAATACGACTCTCATAAAAACCGAGGACCTTCTCCATTGTTCCAAACTGACATTTACTGCAGTATCATTTAACTTAAAGTATATTCTGTTACATTGAGATAGGGCCCTGTCAAAAAGTAGTCTGTGAGAATAAAAGAATTACAGTAATGGAGTATCAGTTTTTTGAGATTATGTTACATGAGTGTTCTCTAAATTGTGAAAGTTTCAGTgatgcaataaaataatttttacaatgaaaaaagtAATCTTTTCATAACTACTTTAATCACTTACATAGATTTCTGTTTGCTGAGGTCTAAAATTCCACTGGAGGCTTGCATGCACATCTGCATTAAAGGTGACTTTAATAATTCGATCCTTCACAGGCACCATGTTTTCAATCTGGTCCGACACATGACCTGCTACTGCTGACCCTCCAAGACCAGTAGTCTAGGTATTAAAGATATTAAGTATATTAAAGTAGAACATGTTAAACAATACTTACAGGTGATTATgggataaaaacaaaatcttaaaaacaatttaatagtCTAGTAGGATCCCAGTTCATACTGTCACTGCCCATTTCCTATGAATGTATCAATGGTTTGACCACCTCTGGGGTGTCAAGGGCCTATATTTGTTAGAGTCATATTTTTCTCCGGTAATCACTTGGGTATtggacacagtaaaaaaaaaaaaaaaaaaaagagtcacatgggAGAAAGCTGACTCGCCAATGGTAATATAGCTCAGAATTTTAGCTTAACTTTTCATTAAACCTATTTCCTTTTATTGACagtgttttatataaattattagtcattagtaaaagtaaaaattatccATGACCCTATCATTTCAATGAAACtatttaaataattcaattaCCCACAGTCCCATCTGATCCCTTTCCATATCATCACTTTTACGGCATAGATTAGTTTGTAGCTTCACttttgtattctgcttttttcAAGCATCACAAGTGTTCTGCCATGTTAATAAatgtttctgtaattttttcctgTACTTCTTTGTATAGTACAGCTTTTATAAACATCATCAGTTAATCAGAGCACCTGATCCCTTTCGCCGCTGAATCAACGAACCTTAAGACATCAGGATAATTTGTGCCTGACTCTTCTTGCCTATCTTCATTGCCATTATCTCCTTATCATcacagatgtttaaaaataaaaatccttactTCCAGGGTCATCATTCTTCTGATGCGTGAGGTTGCCAGAATTCTGGTCTCCGGATAATTAATCTGTTACtacactaggaaaaaaatatcaaatttgaGGCTAGGGGAAGACTCCCAGCAAAATACAGTATTACTATCTTCCACTTATTACACAAGTCACCTAACTGTACTCAGCTGCCGTGCAACATTACTGAAGTACATTATGAACCTACAAGATGCATTAGAGGGCaagccttttatcttttttttagtaAGTAAATTCTTCTGCCCGAGAGGGCTATAATGCTTAAGTTTTAAGATGTAACTCCTGAAGAATCTGAATCAGTTGAATAAAGATTCCTTAATGTATTCTGACAGGAAGTCTCTGAATACAGATCCTTCAAATTTGCAAGCTtaataattagagaaataagaATAGAGaagggcaatgaaaatatttcctgGGCTCTAGTCTAGTTCTGCCATTAACTAGCTCCAAGAActaaatacattttacttttggGGCACTATTCATACTCATAAAATGAGGTCTCTGTATTAAATTGtttatataattctttatttttggctCTAAAGTTCTGTGATTCCAAAAGCGAAAGAGATGCTCTTCTGGAAACTTAACATCAAACTTGACTGAAGTTTAGGATTATAAATTACAACTGTTTTGCCTATCCTGCTCTGCatttgcacacacatgcaaaaatacTGCCATTCACTTCAGTTTAAAGCAGAGTTTCACAACTTTGGAACTAAGGGCATTTTGGTTTGGATAATTCTTTGGTTTGGGGAGGAGCGAGTGTCTGTGCTGTGCAATGCTGAATGTTTACCAATCAGCATCCCTAGACTCTATCCACTAGATACCAGTGGCACCAGTGGCAACCTTCCaggttgtgacaaccaaaaatgtattCACACACTGCTAAATATTCCCTGAAGAATAAAACTGACCCCTTCCACCCCCATGATTTTCAGAGATTTATACTTGATATTTTGGATTCAGTTCTGCTTATGATTTAACCAACTGCTAGTTCTGGGATTCATGCTAGGTCCAGGCTGCCATCTGATGAAAACTAATTCACATTCTACACTCATCCTCCTGAATCAAACTACTGCATACCCACATAAATGCCAATATTAGGAGACTGAAAAGTCCTTTTGACTTGCTTTAGTTATAAAAAATAAGGTCAAGTTAATCTCCAAAAGGACAGGGAAAGTAAGACCAGCATTAACAATCCTAGCAGGAAAAAGCAGTTAGCCAATGATTCCCAAAATAGTACACACTGGGATCACCCGAGGAATCTTTAAAACATTACTAATACCTGACTCCCACTCTGAGACATTCTGATTTAAGTGGTTCAGGATGTGACCTGAGtgtcaggattttttaaaagctcttcagATGATTCCCACTCACAACAAAGTTGGAGAATCACTATCATTTAATGAATAATGTGTAGCTCTAACCtgtgttatgttttttaaacagaaattccTGGGCCACACCCAGACCTCCTAATCAGTATTTCTAGGTAAGGGAGCCCTAACATGTTCATTAAAGTAGCTCCACTAGTAGTCCTAATGACCAGCCAAAGCAGCAAACTACTTAAGGAGAATATATAcgaatatatacaaaataaataaaagtgtggcTTCGCACATGGACCTCAAATGTTAGTCTGCATCAAAATCAGCTAGGGgacttattaaaacacagatagctgggcccctcccccagagttTGATTCAGTAGCTCTGCAGTTTGATCCAAGAATGTGCACCCAAGTTCCCAGGTGGTGGGACGCCGGTCGTCCGGGGGAACACACTTGAAGAACAACTGCATTAGGGTTTCTGATCTAAAAGAGAGCCCTGGGTAAGCACATTACAGTCATATATTAACAGTGGAGGGAAGCCTCATGCCTCTTTGTATGAATTAAACGCTACTCCCAGTTTAAGCCCAAGTTACAAGCATACTCCCATTTCTGGGTTAACCTTCGCACGTAAACCATACACGGTTCACAAAATGACGGTACTaatgtaatttacattttaaacgCGAACATCTGTGTGAGTAGCAAGAGGGTAAGGCAGGTTGCTGGACGGCAGAGTATATAGGCTGCGGACCTTTTAGGTGATGTAGCTCAGAGATAGGGAATTTCACTCTGCAGTGTGGTCGGTATAAGCACGATCACTATAGGGGCGTGGGTTCTATCTGTAACTTTGCCACTAACTTTTTTTGGTaagcttgggcaagtcacttttcAAAGCCTGTTTCCTCTCTGGTGGAGCAACCTCAGACATCCCTCCAACACGACACGGAGGAGCGATCGCTGTCCAGGGAGCTGTCCTGCACCTCCGCCCCTCCTGATGGCACAGCCCAGGGTGCAGCGCCGGCGCCTACCTGGCAATAGAGCCGATAAAGGGGCACGGCGGCGTAGGACGCCCCCAGCATGCCCACTGCGGCTGCGGCCACGTACGTGAGGACTGTCTTGTTCCGACGCCGCCAATCCTCCTCCTGCGCGCGCGTGAAAGGGTTCGTGCTCTTCGGCCGCCGCGGCGGCCGCAGGGCCAGGTCCCGGGCCGGGTTCGGACGCCTCCATGTCCCAATCCACCTCAGCCCTGTCTCATCACTTCCTGTCCCATTTCTTCCCACCCTGAGATACGGCTGTACCCTCTCAGCAACCCAGGTCGGGGACCCAGGGTGACTCCAACGCCAGCCACAGACAGCAGCGGTCCTTAATACGGGACGCCAGAGCCCTCCCATAGCCCCCGGAGAGAGCTCCAGACGTCACGCACGAGCGGCCAGATCTCGCGATGCCAGCTCAGTCTCGCGACATCTGGGATGAGCCTGCCGCTGCTTTGGCTACTAGACTCCTCAGGTGGCGGCGTTTGCAATCGGGCTACGGAGGCCGGGTAGCCAGATTACGGGTAAGTTCGCGTTTTACTTCATGAGTGTTCCTCCCACTGTGCTTCCCTCCAGTGCCTATTCTAACTTCCTTTTAGGAAAACGCCTTGCGCTCCGCCGCGTGCAAGCACATCACCATTTGGGCTTGTGTCCCTGATCTTCCTAAAGTCCGCCACCCTTTGTCTCGACCTAGCGGCCCTCAGCCGCTGGCCGCTGCTTACTGCTCTGGACTTGAGCTCAGGggtcacctcttccaggaagcctgcctATGTTCACCACAGCGCACCACAACACTCCCACGTCGGCGTTTCCTCGCCCCTGGGAACTGGCTTCCACTTCTCTGATGCCTCTTAACTTGCCCAGTTAAAAAGACCAGTTCTGGAGCAGAAAGACGTTGTCAAACGAGTTTGGCCTGAGGAGAGTGACCGAGATGCGAGgatcctttaaaaaggaaggattgAAAGAAATGGGGATGTTCATCTTGGAAAAGAATCCCTTAGGGGATGTAATACCTTTCTTCACTTGACCCACGGGACGGAAGAAGTAGGAGCTGGGGGGAGCAGAGGGCACAGGCTAGTTTTGCTGTAAAGAAAGGAAGCATCTTTCTAGAAACTATAAAGTAGTGGGTAAAAGCCCATGTTCTGAGCTCTGGCAGCTCTGGGGTCATACCTGCGTCACACTATGGCCCTGTGTCCTTAGGCCAGTTATTTGACCCAAGACGTGGTGGCCTTTTGTGTAAAATGGAAAGCATAATCGTAAATAAGAATATGCATATAAAGTGACTTTCACAGTGCCTGAGACATAGTAAAAACTTAGTAAACGTTAGACTCTATTTCTAATGACTGGCACAGGTAGGATTATCCCCTGTTTATGGATGAGGAGACCGAAAGCCTGAGACATAAAtaacacttatttattaaaattggtgttaaataacatttatttaataaaaccatttaatttattttttgttatttttccatgGGCCAGACCGTG of the Neofelis nebulosa isolate mNeoNeb1 chromosome 16, mNeoNeb1.pri, whole genome shotgun sequence genome contains:
- the LOC131497934 gene encoding cytochrome c oxidase assembly protein COX11, mitochondrial; the protein is MGGLWRPVLRTAAVCGWRWSHPGSPTWVAERVQPYLRVGRNGTGSDETGLRWIGTWRRPNPARDLALRPPRRPKSTNPFTRAQEEDWRRRNKTVLTYVAAAAVGMLGASYAAVPLYRLYCQTTGLGGSAVAGHVSDQIENMVPVKDRIIKVTFNADVHASLQWNFRPQQTEIYVVPGETALAFYKAKNPTDKPVIGISTYNVVPFEAGQYFNKIQCFCFEEQRLNPQEEVDMPVFFYIDPEFAEDPRMVNVDLITLSYTFFEAKEGQKLPLPGYN